In the Geobacter sp. FeAm09 genome, one interval contains:
- a CDS encoding glycosyltransferase family 4 protein — MPLKILHILSQRPDATGSGFFVQNMLRQSAARGHENYLLCGVPAGDIPVLDCIDRDRCSFVLFDGPDLAFPIPGMSDAMPYPSSVFGMLTEKQLLAYEQVFSEKIRHAATEFAPDIIHSHHLWLVTAITRRILPDIPMVASCHSTDLRQFMQCGHLRSQVYEDCRKVERVLALSRDQSRMIQSLYQIDGRRIDIVGGGFNRELFDWGPKEATPIHLLYAGKLSFAKGVDWLLRACRHIAGLPVHLHLAGSGAGHEAEVCRALAAELEIPVQFHGNLPQAQLAVLMRAAHIFILPSFYEGFPLVLLEALASGCRIITTRLPGGCELLENVRSDLVQFINLPPLQTVDRPFPDDWQSLEEQLADAIRHMVDLAQKTPAPTAAETNGLTVFHTWEGVFSRVMAAYSHVLSRGG, encoded by the coding sequence TTGCCCCTCAAGATTCTTCACATACTGAGCCAACGTCCCGATGCCACCGGCAGCGGTTTTTTCGTGCAGAACATGCTGCGGCAGAGTGCGGCCCGGGGACACGAGAATTATCTGCTGTGCGGCGTTCCTGCCGGTGACATTCCGGTTCTCGACTGTATCGACAGAGACAGGTGCAGTTTTGTGTTATTTGACGGCCCGGATCTGGCCTTCCCCATCCCCGGCATGAGTGATGCCATGCCGTATCCGAGTTCAGTTTTCGGCATGCTCACCGAAAAACAACTCCTGGCCTACGAGCAGGTTTTTTCCGAAAAAATACGGCATGCCGCCACAGAATTTGCGCCGGATATCATTCACAGCCACCATCTCTGGCTGGTAACGGCCATCACCCGCAGAATACTGCCGGACATTCCGATGGTAGCCTCCTGTCACTCCACCGATCTCCGGCAATTCATGCAATGCGGGCATCTGCGGTCGCAGGTATATGAAGATTGCCGGAAGGTTGAGAGGGTTCTGGCACTCAGCAGGGATCAGAGCCGGATGATACAGAGCCTGTATCAGATTGACGGCCGCCGAATTGACATTGTTGGCGGTGGCTTCAATCGGGAGCTGTTTGACTGGGGGCCGAAGGAAGCCACGCCGATACACCTGCTGTATGCCGGAAAGCTGAGTTTTGCCAAAGGGGTCGACTGGTTGCTGCGTGCCTGTCGCCATATCGCCGGGCTGCCGGTGCACTTGCACCTCGCCGGTTCCGGGGCCGGGCATGAGGCGGAAGTCTGCCGTGCCCTTGCCGCAGAGCTGGAAATCCCGGTGCAGTTTCACGGCAATCTGCCGCAAGCGCAGCTTGCCGTCCTGATGCGAGCCGCCCATATCTTCATTCTGCCGTCTTTTTACGAAGGCTTTCCCCTGGTGCTGCTCGAAGCCCTGGCCTCAGGCTGCCGGATCATCACCACCAGGCTGCCGGGTGGCTGTGAACTGCTGGAAAATGTGCGCAGCGATTTGGTACAGTTCATCAACCTGCCCCCCCTGCAGACGGTTGACCGGCCATTTCCCGATGATTGGCAGAGTCTCGAAGAGCAACTGGCCGATGCGATACGGCACATGGTCGATCTGGCGCAAAAAACCCCAGCCCCGACCGCGGCCGAAACGAACGGGTTGACGGTGTTTCATACCTGGGAGGGGGTTTTTTCGAGGGTGATGGCGGCTTACAGCCACGTTCTCAGTCGTGGAGGTTAA
- the gmk gene encoding guanylate kinase, which yields MKREGLILIISAPSGAGKTSLCNELLQRFPAMRESVSYTTRSPRAGEVDGEDYFFVSRPEFERMVAEDAFAEWAEVHGNLYGTALKTLEDARRNGIDLVLDIDCQGAMILKERLDGGVFVFILPPTMEELRHRLESRSSDAREVIERRIVRAADEIKECRWYDYIVINDRFEEAAEELSAIVLAQRRRTSRMLEQVAKLFDI from the coding sequence ATGAAACGCGAAGGCCTGATCCTCATCATATCGGCCCCCTCCGGGGCCGGCAAGACTTCTCTCTGCAATGAACTCCTGCAACGCTTTCCGGCCATGAGAGAGTCGGTCAGCTACACGACCCGCTCGCCGCGGGCCGGCGAGGTGGACGGTGAGGACTACTTCTTCGTGTCCCGGCCGGAATTCGAGCGCATGGTGGCCGAGGACGCCTTTGCCGAGTGGGCCGAGGTACACGGCAATCTGTACGGCACGGCCCTGAAGACCCTGGAGGATGCCCGCCGCAACGGCATCGACCTGGTGTTGGATATCGACTGCCAGGGGGCGATGATCCTGAAGGAGCGCCTCGACGGCGGGGTGTTCGTCTTCATCCTGCCCCCCACCATGGAAGAGCTCCGCCATCGCCTGGAAAGCCGTTCGTCGGACGCCCGGGAGGTGATCGAGCGCCGTATCGTGCGGGCCGCGGACGAGATCAAGGAGTGCCGCTGGTACGACTACATCGTCATCAACGACCGCTTCGAGGAGGCCGCCGAGGAGTTGTCGGCCATCGTGCTGGCCCAGCGCCGCCGCACCTCCCGCATGCTGGAGCAGGTGGCGAAATTGTTTGATATTTGA
- a CDS encoding protein phosphatase 2C domain-containing protein, with product MYSAPNLHTPIHRPYDDYADRPAEMLLQKGSGTVNEDVLLRDGNLFGVFDGATSLANDNLPPGTTGGLLAARIAAHAFRTGGSDLYRSADLANRQINVATRELGITDNERHLLWSTSAAVVRIEENHADYCQIGDSLILLVMDNGRYRLLTHETDHDLETLMLWKNLPCSSGLGIGTELAEQIKKVRLQMNRSYGTLNGEAVALDFLNCGRVALDGVAAILLFTDGLFLPKENPEDASDWSRFVACYQQGGLQEICDHVRALQQDDPFCRVYPRFKLHDDIAAIAINLHD from the coding sequence ATGTATAGTGCCCCCAACCTTCATACGCCCATCCACCGACCGTACGATGATTATGCCGACCGGCCAGCCGAGATGCTTTTGCAAAAAGGCAGTGGTACGGTAAATGAAGATGTGCTGCTCCGCGATGGCAACCTCTTTGGCGTGTTTGACGGCGCTACCAGCCTGGCAAATGACAATCTCCCGCCGGGCACCACCGGCGGGCTTCTTGCTGCCCGGATAGCCGCGCACGCCTTCCGGACCGGTGGCAGCGACCTCTATCGCTCAGCCGATCTCGCCAATCGTCAGATCAATGTAGCAACCCGTGAACTCGGCATTACCGACAATGAACGGCACCTCCTCTGGTCGACAAGCGCCGCTGTGGTGCGCATTGAAGAAAACCATGCGGATTACTGCCAGATCGGCGACAGCCTCATTCTGCTGGTTATGGACAATGGTCGGTACAGGCTGCTGACACATGAGACCGATCATGACCTTGAGACGCTCATGCTGTGGAAGAATCTGCCGTGCTCTTCCGGCCTCGGCATTGGCACTGAGCTTGCGGAGCAGATTAAAAAGGTGCGGCTGCAGATGAACAGAAGCTACGGGACGTTGAATGGAGAGGCCGTGGCCCTCGACTTTCTCAACTGTGGTCGTGTGGCACTTGATGGCGTGGCCGCCATCCTGCTTTTTACCGACGGTCTCTTTCTCCCGAAAGAAAATCCGGAAGATGCAAGCGACTGGTCTCGCTTCGTCGCCTGCTATCAGCAGGGCGGCTTGCAAGAGATTTGCGACCATGTCCGGGCGTTGCAGCAGGACGACCCTTTTTGCCGCGTTTACCCCCGTTTCAAGCTCCATGACGATATCGCCGCCATCGCCATTAACCTCCACGACTGA
- a CDS encoding GNAT family N-acetyltransferase, whose product MITIVNDCRQDMWDEYIGNNPRSLFFHRHGWAEALAVTYDLPVFRLAARNNAGTIVGALPVILFSPPGAAKRLLSLPYTDAAGIVAENGEAASELVSAALRMAQELGADHLEIRQAGNAEQEAFSPGTAPWHHMAHAFKTGLSRTLPVSPEALWLDLRPKVRNQVRKAMREGCRAEIGGRELLPDFFAVFSENMRDLGSPVHDPAIFRHLAGHFPESMHVVVVFRADLPVAAAILLRHGATLFNPWASSLRRERPFCPNMLLYFTMLDFAVQTQCERFDFGRSSPHAPTCRFKLQWGAVMQPLVWHVYSRPGCHWHPERESLAHENWKSVSLAESNRRGPALRRWISL is encoded by the coding sequence ATGATCACGATTGTTAACGACTGTCGGCAGGATATGTGGGATGAGTATATCGGCAACAATCCCCGCAGCCTGTTCTTTCATCGCCATGGCTGGGCCGAGGCCTTGGCTGTCACCTACGATCTGCCGGTTTTCCGGCTGGCGGCCAGGAATAATGCCGGAACCATCGTCGGCGCGCTTCCGGTTATCCTGTTTTCCCCACCTGGTGCAGCAAAACGATTACTATCACTGCCATACACCGATGCGGCGGGTATTGTTGCCGAAAATGGCGAAGCCGCAAGCGAACTGGTTTCGGCCGCCTTGCGCATGGCCCAGGAGCTGGGTGCCGACCATCTGGAGATACGCCAAGCCGGAAATGCAGAGCAAGAGGCTTTTTCCCCTGGCACTGCACCGTGGCATCATATGGCCCATGCATTCAAAACCGGCCTTTCCCGGACGCTTCCCGTCTCCCCCGAGGCACTATGGCTTGATTTACGGCCCAAAGTGCGGAACCAGGTACGAAAAGCGATGCGGGAAGGGTGCCGGGCAGAGATCGGTGGGCGTGAACTGTTGCCCGATTTCTTTGCGGTATTTTCAGAAAATATGCGCGATCTTGGCTCTCCGGTACATGATCCGGCCATCTTTCGGCATCTGGCCGGCCATTTCCCCGAGAGCATGCATGTCGTCGTAGTATTTCGGGCCGATCTCCCGGTTGCGGCGGCGATCCTTTTGCGGCATGGCGCGACACTCTTCAACCCCTGGGCATCGTCGTTGAGGCGGGAAAGGCCGTTTTGCCCGAATATGCTGCTCTATTTTACGATGCTCGACTTTGCCGTGCAGACGCAATGCGAACGATTCGATTTCGGCAGGTCGAGCCCCCATGCCCCTACCTGCCGTTTCAAGCTGCAATGGGGTGCGGTGATGCAGCCCCTGGTGTGGCATGTTTATTCCCGGCCCGGTTGCCACTGGCATCCGGAACGGGAAAGCCTCGCCCACGAAAACTGGAAGAGCGTCAGCCTCGCTGAATCCAACAGAAGAGGACCGGCGCTCAGGCGCTGGATCAGCCTGTGA
- the rpoZ gene encoding DNA-directed RNA polymerase subunit omega produces the protein MARVTVEDCLEKVDNRFLLVMLASKRVKQLYKGAHPLIDPKNNRLVVTALREIAAGKVSFEISKRQQAH, from the coding sequence ATGGCACGGGTAACCGTTGAAGATTGTCTCGAAAAGGTCGATAACCGCTTTCTTTTGGTGATGCTGGCCTCCAAACGGGTCAAACAGCTCTACAAGGGGGCTCATCCGCTCATCGACCCCAAGAACAACCGCCTCGTGGTAACCGCTCTGCGGGAGATTGCCGCCGGCAAGGTCAGCTTCGAAATCAGCAAGAGACAGCAAGCCCATTAA
- a CDS encoding aminotransferase class I/II-fold pyridoxal phosphate-dependent enzyme translates to MNPLAQELNDLLAQHNPHVLEMLSDLGKNLFFPKGILTQSAEAKEKAHKYNATIGIATENGGPMFLSCIKDKLSAFDPKDIFPYAPPAGKPELRSLWREKQLRENPSLQGKHFSNPVVTNALTHGLSIVADLFIDKGDHLILPDMLWGNYNLTFGTCCGAIVKKHPTFTVAGGYDIDAFKAVLKDTAEEKGKAVVLLNFPNNPSGYTPTVAEGDALVAAIKEVAESGCNIVAVTDDAYFGLFYEDSLKESLFGKLANLHPRILAVKLDGATKEEFVWGFRTGFITFADGNEYENTPVMTALEKKTMGIIRARISNCPHPSQTFVIEALRSPQFLAQKEEKFQIMKGRALKTKQVLDSGKYDSAWTYYPFNSGYFMCLKLKQVDAEKLRLHLLDKYGVGAISTSKTDLRIAFSCIAEEHIQELFDIIYQGAQDLA, encoded by the coding sequence ATGAACCCATTGGCACAAGAACTGAACGACCTGCTTGCCCAGCACAACCCGCACGTTCTGGAAATGCTGTCCGATCTCGGCAAGAACCTCTTCTTCCCCAAAGGCATTCTGACCCAGTCGGCCGAAGCCAAGGAAAAGGCGCACAAATACAACGCCACCATCGGCATCGCCACCGAAAACGGCGGGCCGATGTTTCTGTCGTGCATTAAGGACAAGCTGTCCGCATTCGACCCCAAGGACATCTTTCCCTACGCCCCACCGGCCGGCAAACCGGAACTGCGCTCCCTGTGGCGCGAGAAACAGTTGCGGGAGAACCCCAGCCTGCAGGGCAAGCACTTCAGCAACCCCGTCGTCACCAACGCCCTGACCCACGGCCTCTCCATCGTCGCCGACCTGTTCATCGACAAGGGGGACCACCTGATCCTCCCCGACATGCTCTGGGGCAACTACAATCTGACCTTCGGCACCTGCTGCGGCGCCATCGTCAAGAAGCACCCGACCTTCACCGTGGCCGGCGGCTACGACATCGACGCCTTCAAGGCGGTCCTGAAGGACACGGCCGAAGAGAAGGGCAAGGCAGTGGTCCTGCTCAACTTCCCCAACAACCCCAGCGGCTACACCCCGACCGTGGCCGAAGGCGATGCCCTGGTGGCGGCCATCAAGGAAGTGGCCGAATCCGGCTGCAACATCGTTGCCGTGACCGACGACGCCTACTTCGGCCTCTTTTACGAGGACAGCCTCAAGGAATCCCTGTTCGGCAAGCTCGCCAACCTCCACCCGCGCATCCTGGCGGTCAAGCTGGACGGCGCCACCAAGGAGGAGTTCGTCTGGGGCTTCCGTACCGGGTTCATCACCTTTGCCGACGGCAACGAGTACGAGAATACGCCGGTCATGACCGCCCTGGAGAAGAAGACCATGGGGATCATCCGCGCCCGCATCTCCAACTGCCCGCACCCCTCCCAGACCTTCGTCATCGAGGCGCTGCGTTCGCCCCAGTTCCTGGCCCAGAAGGAAGAAAAGTTCCAGATCATGAAGGGTCGCGCCCTGAAGACGAAGCAGGTGCTCGACAGCGGCAAGTACGATTCGGCCTGGACCTACTACCCGTTCAACTCCGGGTACTTCATGTGCCTGAAACTGAAACAGGTGGATGCCGAGAAGCTGCGCCTCCATCTGCTGGACAAGTACGGGGTCGGCGCCATCTCCACCAGCAAGACCGACCTGCGCATCGCCTTCTCCTGCATCGCCGAGGAGCATATACAAGAACTGTTCGACATCATCTACCAAGGGGCGCAGGATCTGGCCTGA
- a CDS encoding YicC/YloC family endoribonuclease: MLKSMTGYGKGEATTEQGTFTVEIRSVNHRYGEVSVRMPRGFMALENEVKRAVSAQLKRGKIDVFVQWEEALAAESLPQVDTALARSYFTTFNHLAGELGLLGQVPLSLVIAQKGVLREGSTTLAEDDYRDQLMSAVQAAVTAMDAMRTREGEALAADLSARRAQVAEWTALIRERTPAVVVEYRQKLKARLDQLLEGTEMDETRLAQEVALMADRCDVTEELVRLASHFGQFDEALRLPEPVGRKLDFLMQEMNREVNTIGSKSSDAEITSLVIRIKAEMEKMREQVQNIE; encoded by the coding sequence ATGCTAAAGAGCATGACCGGATACGGCAAGGGAGAGGCGACAACGGAACAGGGGACCTTCACGGTGGAGATCCGTTCGGTCAACCACCGCTACGGCGAGGTGTCGGTACGGATGCCGCGCGGTTTCATGGCCCTGGAAAACGAGGTCAAGCGGGCCGTGTCCGCCCAGCTCAAGCGGGGCAAGATCGATGTCTTCGTGCAGTGGGAGGAGGCCCTGGCCGCCGAATCGCTGCCCCAGGTCGATACGGCCCTGGCGCGCTCCTACTTCACCACCTTCAACCACCTGGCCGGCGAACTGGGGCTTCTGGGGCAGGTGCCCCTGTCCCTGGTGATCGCCCAGAAGGGGGTTCTGCGGGAGGGGAGCACTACCCTGGCGGAGGACGACTACCGCGATCAGCTCATGTCCGCGGTCCAGGCCGCCGTGACGGCCATGGACGCCATGCGGACCCGGGAAGGCGAGGCCCTGGCAGCGGATTTGTCGGCCCGGCGTGCCCAGGTGGCGGAATGGACCGCCCTGATCAGGGAACGCACGCCGGCGGTGGTGGTCGAGTACCGGCAGAAGCTGAAGGCGCGCCTGGACCAACTGCTGGAGGGGACGGAGATGGACGAGACGCGCTTGGCCCAGGAGGTCGCCCTGATGGCCGACCGGTGCGACGTGACCGAGGAACTGGTCCGGCTCGCCAGCCATTTCGGCCAGTTCGACGAAGCGCTGCGCCTGCCGGAACCGGTGGGGCGCAAGCTGGACTTCCTCATGCAGGAGATGAACCGGGAGGTCAACACCATCGGTTCCAAATCCAGCGACGCCGAGATCACCTCGCTGGTCATCCGGATCAAGGCCGAGATGGAGAAGATGCGCGAGCAGGTGCAGAACATCGAATAA
- the recC gene encoding exodeoxyribonuclease V subunit gamma — translation MGALKVITSNSLTRLAATLAGDLAGSPTPPLGRDTVVVLNPGMARWLSLELATTRGVAAGLDFPFPNQILDTCFRALIPGVPDNSPFTRERMSWRIAARLPALLSRPGFEQAAGYLGAAADGRRLLQISRILADQFDQYVMFRPEMVLAWDRGRDDGWQADLWREISAGCAGQHRAAHLGMFRERIRQGAHPAGTLPHRINLFGISYLPPFHLEAFSLLARTTEVVFYLQNPCGAFWGDLVSRRRLAELALRESPDAEEYYDTGNPLLSSLGTMGQEFHDMLLEYGFDTTDLDDGDEQPGGTLLQAIQNDIRQLRDSGGRDERIVVAPGDRSLHVHSCHGPLREMEVLYDNLLAMFDELDGLEPRHIVVMIPDIEAFAPYIAAVFGTQAGGRPAIPFTIADRSQRRENPLMEIFARILELPATRFGVNQILELLEAPPVLDRFAITPDELEAVRGWLSETGVRWGFDAHQRAELGFPPFAEFSWQAALDRLFLGYALEPDSDRLFHGILPFGDIEGRSAVPLGKLAEFLLAARTAAKRLSGSHSLAAWADILASTAQDLMRAGNGEDGLKPLFDSLQTLREAEEVSGFKTPINLEAVREALNGLLDDSGGGFGFLGGRVTFCAMLPMRSIPFRVICLCGMNDGIFPRNKRQPGFSLLSGKRRRGDRSVRDEDRYLFLETLISARERLHISYTGQSDRDNSVIPPSVVVAELLDYVARGAVVAGLPETPPPVLVNHRLQAFSPDYFSPGADAQLFSYSTEYRDALTERRISGPATRRFTTEPLPDDPELVQEIELRELLRFLGSPCAVFLARRLGVRPFDPAEEVQERELFRLDGMAAYGLRQDLVRQALSGTELGTGYETARARALLPPLAAGETAYREARDESQRFAGLVAPFLDAEREPLAVAFGHNGMTLRGALSGIRQTRCLRWRCAAMKAKDRLTLWVEHLVLNALAPAGYPCRSLLFCNDLSLALAPLDNAAAILGDLLDLYREGLKRPLPFFPQASWLYLTAGMDKAEGRWTGSDHAPYPAESAEPSNSICFGDTNPLGQEFAELSRRVFEPMRAVATEEKMA, via the coding sequence ATGGGCGCACTCAAGGTCATTACCAGCAACTCCCTCACCCGCCTGGCCGCCACCCTGGCGGGCGACTTGGCCGGTTCCCCCACCCCGCCCCTGGGGCGGGATACGGTGGTGGTGCTCAATCCCGGCATGGCCCGGTGGCTCTCCCTGGAACTGGCAACCACCCGGGGGGTCGCCGCCGGTCTCGACTTCCCCTTTCCCAACCAGATCCTGGATACCTGCTTCCGCGCCCTGATCCCCGGCGTGCCCGACAATTCGCCCTTTACCCGGGAGCGCATGTCCTGGCGCATCGCGGCCCGCCTCCCCGCCCTGCTGAGCCGCCCCGGCTTCGAACAGGCGGCCGGCTACCTGGGCGCGGCGGCCGACGGCCGACGGCTGCTCCAGATTTCCCGCATCCTGGCCGACCAGTTCGACCAGTACGTCATGTTCCGCCCCGAGATGGTCCTGGCCTGGGACCGAGGCCGGGACGACGGCTGGCAGGCCGACCTGTGGCGGGAGATCTCCGCCGGCTGCGCCGGCCAGCATCGGGCCGCGCACCTCGGGATGTTCCGGGAGCGCATCCGGCAGGGGGCGCACCCGGCGGGCACGCTCCCGCACCGCATCAACCTGTTCGGCATCTCCTACCTCCCCCCGTTCCACCTGGAGGCATTCTCGCTGCTCGCCCGGACGACCGAGGTGGTTTTCTACCTGCAGAACCCCTGCGGCGCCTTTTGGGGCGATCTCGTCTCCCGCAGGCGGCTGGCGGAACTGGCCCTGCGGGAGTCCCCCGATGCGGAGGAGTACTACGATACCGGCAACCCGCTGCTCTCCTCCCTGGGAACCATGGGGCAGGAGTTCCACGACATGCTGCTGGAATACGGCTTCGACACCACGGACCTGGACGACGGGGACGAGCAGCCCGGCGGCACCCTGCTGCAGGCCATCCAGAACGATATCCGCCAGTTGCGGGACAGCGGCGGCCGGGACGAACGGATCGTCGTCGCGCCGGGAGACCGTTCCCTGCACGTGCACTCCTGCCATGGCCCGTTGCGCGAAATGGAGGTGCTCTACGACAACCTCCTGGCCATGTTCGATGAACTGGACGGCCTGGAGCCGCGCCACATCGTGGTGATGATACCGGACATCGAGGCCTTTGCCCCCTACATCGCCGCCGTGTTCGGCACCCAGGCCGGCGGCAGGCCGGCCATACCGTTCACCATCGCGGATCGCAGCCAGCGCCGGGAAAACCCGCTCATGGAAATCTTCGCCCGCATCCTGGAGCTCCCGGCGACCCGCTTCGGCGTCAACCAGATCCTGGAACTGCTGGAAGCGCCGCCGGTGCTGGACCGCTTCGCCATCACCCCCGACGAGTTGGAGGCCGTCAGGGGCTGGCTGAGTGAAACCGGCGTGCGCTGGGGCTTCGATGCCCACCAGCGGGCCGAGCTCGGTTTCCCGCCTTTTGCAGAGTTCAGCTGGCAGGCGGCCCTGGACCGCCTCTTCCTGGGCTATGCCCTGGAGCCGGACAGCGACCGTCTGTTTCACGGCATCCTCCCCTTTGGGGATATCGAGGGACGCTCCGCGGTGCCGCTGGGCAAGCTGGCCGAATTCCTGCTGGCGGCGCGCACGGCGGCCAAGCGGCTGTCGGGGAGCCACTCCCTGGCCGCCTGGGCCGACATCCTCGCCAGCACCGCCCAGGATCTCATGCGCGCCGGCAACGGCGAGGACGGGCTCAAACCGCTCTTCGACAGCCTCCAGACCTTGCGCGAAGCCGAGGAAGTGAGCGGCTTCAAGACCCCCATCAACCTGGAGGCGGTACGGGAGGCCCTGAACGGGCTGCTGGATGATTCCGGCGGCGGTTTCGGCTTTCTGGGGGGGCGGGTCACCTTTTGCGCCATGCTCCCCATGCGCAGCATCCCCTTCCGGGTGATCTGCCTGTGCGGGATGAACGACGGCATCTTTCCCCGCAACAAGCGCCAGCCCGGTTTCAGCCTCTTGTCCGGAAAGCGCCGGCGCGGCGACCGCTCCGTCAGGGACGAGGACCGCTACCTGTTTCTGGAGACCCTCATCTCGGCCCGGGAGCGCCTGCACATCAGCTACACCGGCCAGAGCGACCGGGACAACTCCGTCATCCCCCCCTCGGTGGTGGTGGCCGAACTGCTGGACTACGTGGCGCGCGGCGCTGTGGTTGCGGGCCTCCCCGAGACGCCCCCTCCCGTCCTGGTCAACCACCGCCTGCAGGCCTTCAGTCCCGACTATTTCAGTCCCGGCGCCGATGCGCAGTTGTTCAGCTACTCCACCGAATACCGGGACGCCCTGACGGAGCGGCGCATCTCCGGTCCCGCGACGCGCCGCTTCACCACGGAACCGCTGCCGGACGATCCCGAACTGGTGCAGGAGATCGAACTCCGGGAGTTGCTGCGGTTTCTGGGCAGCCCCTGCGCCGTTTTCCTGGCCCGGCGGCTGGGCGTACGCCCGTTCGACCCGGCCGAAGAGGTGCAGGAACGCGAATTGTTCCGCCTGGACGGCATGGCCGCCTATGGGCTCAGGCAGGATTTGGTCCGGCAGGCCCTCTCCGGCACGGAACTTGGTACCGGCTACGAGACGGCCCGTGCCCGTGCCCTGTTGCCCCCCCTGGCCGCCGGAGAGACCGCCTACCGGGAGGCCCGGGACGAGAGCCAAAGGTTTGCCGGTTTGGTGGCGCCGTTCCTGGATGCGGAACGGGAGCCCCTGGCCGTGGCCTTCGGGCACAACGGCATGACGTTGCGGGGCGCCCTGAGCGGCATTCGCCAAACGCGGTGTCTGCGCTGGCGCTGCGCCGCCATGAAGGCCAAAGACCGCCTGACATTGTGGGTCGAACACCTGGTCCTGAACGCCCTGGCGCCCGCCGGCTATCCGTGCCGCAGCCTCCTGTTCTGCAACGACCTTTCCCTGGCCCTGGCACCGCTGGACAACGCCGCCGCCATTCTGGGCGACCTTCTCGATTTGTACCGAGAAGGGCTGAAAAGGCCGCTCCCCTTCTTCCCGCAGGCCTCCTGGCTCTATCTCACGGCGGGCATGGACAAGGCGGAAGGACGCTGGACCGGCAGCGACCACGCCCCCTACCCGGCCGAATCGGCCGAACCGTCGAATTCCATCTGTTTTGGCGATACCAACCCACTGGGTCAGGAATTCGCGGAGCTGAGCCGCCGGGTGTTCGAACCGATGCGGGCGGTGGCGACCGAGGAGAAGATGGCATGA